In Cryptomeria japonica chromosome 1, Sugi_1.0, whole genome shotgun sequence, the sequence ataagaaagattggacggctgtgtatggtggatgtaacccattctgggtgaaccacgttaaatctctgtgttatctgtgtcatgttttatttctttatcttttgtatttaaatctacatataattgttagttcatatttgcttcggatctgcttgaaaccctaacagaaagGATGTGATGGGATGAAATGTTGCTTTTAATATGCTTGAAGATGCTTGATGTCGCTTGATGAAGTGTCAATATGAATGCAAGATTATGGATAATTGTGGATCATaaaaatgaatcaaaatgatgctcttatatagggttcccaaggtaaattatcgattaggctaacctccaataGTCATATTAAGACACCGAGATCCAAAATCATCAAGAATGGGAAGTGCACCAACATATTCAAAATTGGTCATGTTTAAGGAGGACCGAGATGCCCCAAGTGCCCTTGTCCACCAAAAATAGGGCAAACAAGTGGGAAATATAGAGTATACAATCCAAGGTCAAGGTTCAGatcatagtgcaaaaagatgacaTTAGTTTTTTTGaggtaaaaaggcaaaaaatggaCCTGGGAGAGAGCTAAGACGCGACACACTAAGCAAGGGCAAAAAAAGGTGGTGTAAATTGTATATAAGGTTATAGTTTATGACGCTATAGATTGATATATTAGATAAATTGTTGACTCAAatatttgttgataatataatttttttataagagCTTAAGAAATATGCTTTTCAATAAAAGCATTGCAATAAATTAATTTATTCCACAAACAACTGAGAAATCAATGGAAATGGAAATGTAAATTTGGATCCTTTTATAGTCCATGATATATCGAGCAATCAATTTTTAGGTTTACATATGATTTATAGTGTATGGGACTACTTTGTACTCCATGAAAGAGACATCTGATTATGCTACAAGCAAAGCAAACATAGCCTACTACCGataggatttgaacttgtgacctcttttCCAAGAGTACAAATTTTCCACCATTACACCAACTCAAGAATGAAAAGCTATATGCAAGATTCCTATCCACCCATTAAAAGTAGAACTTACATATAATTAGTTATGAACTGGAAAACAAATTTATCtaatttaagtaaataaatataaCTGTCGACAGTTGAATTTTGAAACGAGAGCACATACATGTTTTGTAAGCAGATCTCCATCTTAAAACATGGTTCAACACTCAATACATTCTCCATTTGGTACATAATTTGAATGTCAATCAAGTACGAAAAATGAAAACACTAGCTATAGACACAAGTTCCATGAATTAAAAAGCAGAATTGGGTAGATACAGATTCAGGTTCTTTCCATTCGACCATTACTTATTCGATGGCAGTGTTCAACCAGAAGAAATCCGCCACCACGAAATGCAGATCTAGAAATGAACATGGCACTTGAGTTGGAGGAAGAAGAAAAAATGTAGTAGCAAATGGTGTCAATGCCTCTTGTTTTTGCTGCCAAGCAAAAGAGAAATGTAGAACAAGAACCTGAAGAAGAAACCCCAGCAGAAAGTGACCAAGACACACATCCATTTATCAAGCTGCGTGACGTCCTCCGCCTTCAGAACATCAGACCCAGTGATAACGCAAGTAGTTGAAGTAATGTTGATATTAGTTTGCGAGCTAAGAAGCGCAAGAAAAGACATCTGAAGCTGAGGGCTAAGACTGGCCATGGGCGTCCCGTCGAAGACCTGAGTTCCCCTAGCAAAGCACTCCTCGGCCCTCCCAAACTCATTCTGAAGCACAGCTTCATAAGGGTATTTAAATAGAGAAATGTAATGAAACCAGATCCAGTATGGTGGGATCCTGCTCCGGGTGATGAAGAACCCACTAAGGAGCAAGAAATAGGCCAGAAGGGCGATTACAATGGTGTAAGAGACATTCAGATTTGTGACCGCCCCGGAGAGAAAGGTAACGAAGGAATTGGCCGACCAGAAGGAGGCAATGAGAACCAGGACGAAGAAGCCAAAGCCCGACAGCCCGCCACTCAAACCGACGGCCCAAAAAGTTGTGACGGCGAAAGCGACCGCAAGAATCACCATCGACGGTATCTGAACCAGTGTCTGTGCAAACACGTAGGAAGAGCATCGATATGCATTGTAGGCCGTCTCTCGCATGAAAATGAAGCGCTCTTGCAGGAAAATGGGCAGGGCGTCGGCGCAGGAATAGAAGGTTGTCGCCATCACAAATGCGAAGAAACCCAGTCGCTCTGTAATGCCTTGGGGAGTGTGGTCCAGTTTCCAGAATATGGTGGCCAGCATGAAGCTTGTGACCATTACTGTTGCTAGGCGCATCAGGAAGAGTGCCGGTGTGCGGCGGATGTTGGTGAATGCTCTCCTCATTAGAACTGACATTTCCACCCATGGTGGGTTTGCGAAATCGGCTACTTGGCCTGAGGAGGATGAGTCTGTTACCAGTTTTCCTCTGGCTATGCTCGCGTTTATGGTCTCGTTTAGGCTCCTTGTGTGAACGTCTGATATTTCTCCGTACCTTGGGGTCTTTCTCCATGACTTGAAGAACTCCACCAGTGGTTGTATCCCCCCATCAGATGCTTCCAGTTCCTGAGAATCAAAGGGGAAGGAATTTCATCTTGAATCATTGATCAAAATAGAATATTTTCGAGTGTCAGGATGTTCATGTAATCAATCGGAATGAAAATATATCACAAATTGAATAAAAAAGAAATGAAcaagattaaaataaataaaaatataaatgtcAAGATGTTAGTCAATCAAAATATAAATATGCGATAAATTGAATAAAAAAGAAACACTCAAAGAAAAAGGCCCGACTCATAAATCTCGAAAGAAATAAATACAATAGAAAAAATTGTAAGTTGAATATATTTTAAAGACAATCATAATTGAATCAAAAAAGCACAAATCGTATGCGTCCAATTCCAAAGAATCAaaacaaaaagaatttcatcttgaACTATTGATCAAAAACAGATTTTTTCAAATGTCGAAGATGTTCAAATATTCAAATAATATGCAAccatacaacaatctaaataaaaaAGAAATACACACAAAAAAATCACATAGATCTTGAATTAGAGAAATATGAAAAACACAAGCCTCGTAAATCTTGAACCAAAGAAACACAATATAGAAGTTATAAGTCCACTACAATTCTAAAACACAtataattgaatttaaaaaatatacataaatCTAGCACATCAAGTATATTTAAAGGACCCTCAAAGTCAAACCAAAGATACACATAGATGTTTATAAATTCTCGTAATTTTAAAAAACTTAATCATTAGTAGCAAGTTTAAATAACACATTCTAAGTTTTGAGCAAGTTTAAATAACACATTCTAAGTTTTGACTTGTTTGGATGACTTTTATTTATAATCACACTAACTAGAACTCGCATATTTAGATGGCTTTTATTTGAAAATCATACTAACTTCTCTAATAGAACCCACCTATTTAGATGATTTTTATGTGTAACCAATTTAACTTATCTAATAGAACTTATCTATCATGATTTTAAATAAACCACCTAATCAAATGAAAACTTAAAATGTTCTATGAAATTAACACCTTGCTATACCCTTTACCCTTTGGAAACAGCGAGTTTCATTTTCAAACAAACATGTTGGATATGTTTTTCAAACCCAcctgaatcaaatcaagagcaaaCTCCGTACCGTTCTCTTTCTCCGGAATGGGGTGCCCAAACTCTGAAAAATAACTCATCAACCGGTCAGGCGAGCCACTGAAAACAGTCTGGCCATGAGCCAAAAGGATGAGACGATCAAGGAGGCCAAGAATCCTATAACTGGGCTGATGAATCGACATGATAACCACACTACCCGTCCTTGCAATCCGCTGCAACGTCTTCACAACCATGAAAGCACTGGTCGAATCCAAACCAGAGGTGGGCTCATCAAGAAAGAGCAAAATGGGGTCATGAATGATATCAATCCCAATAGAAACCCGGCGCCTCTCTCCACCAGAAACACCACGATTTCCCTCATCGCCCACAATTGTCCTCGCAGCAGCCCGGAGACCCAACTGATCGATCAAGACCTCGACCCGCCCGCGCTTTTTCTCCCAAGAACACGACCTGGGCAGTCGAAACTCGGCCGCATACATGAGCGTCTCCTTAACAGTGAGCATCGGGAAAAGCAAATCATCCTGCATAACATAAGCGGAAATACTGCGCAGCACCCGCCCGCCGAGTGGCTCACCGTTGAGAGTCACAGTCCCCTTCACACTGTCTTTCGAAATCCTGTGCGCAAGCGCGTCAATTAACGTCGACTTCCCCGACCCGCTCTTCCCCAAAACGGCAAACAGTTCGCCATCTCTCGCCTCGCCCGAAACGTCATCCAGAACCAACTTGTGCTTCAAATTCTCGATCCGTTCGGCGGCCTGCAGTCGGTTCTTACTGAAACGAATCCCGGTCGAAACGCTGTAAGTGAGATTGCTGAACCTCAGTATAAACGGCAGCGCCGGTGGAAGATTAGAATGGACGCTTTCGTCATTCAAGCTCACAAAGTCCTCGAAAGAAATCATGGAATCCCCACGCTTAATCGTGTACTCAGCTTCCTCATACTTTTGCGACATTGTGACTGACTTTCACTGATAAGAAGAAAATTCCTTGAACTGGGTACTCTCGATTCTGCGCTATTTATTCTGTTTTTCTTTCTTGGAAGAACGGTGGGCTGTTGACTAGGCCAGAGAAGCCCCCGCCATCTTGTTTGTTTGAACTGTGACGGGTAGAAGTTGAGCCAACAAACTCAGCCTCTGCAATAGTAAATAATCGTATAAAAAATTATGTGGGTGTCGTTTAATCGATCACTTGGGTTCTTGCATGACAGGGGCAATGTGCTCGGATTTCAAGGTTTTGACTTCTGAACTGTCATGCTTCCACCGTTGTTTGGGCCAACTAATTCCTTGCATGGCCAAGGAATATCGTTCCTATGGTGACGATCTAAGCTTGTGCTTCCATTCTTGTTTGTCACACTCACCCACTCTTCCTAACCCAAACAATACATCCATGAATGAATGAAGACCATCTCCATCTATAGCTTCCCTTCAACTTTCTAAACGCTTACTTCAGGACAACTTTCTTAATGGTTTGGGGATCTCTATAAATATTGTATACTCATACTCATGTCTTTTTTAATTATGGTTCGAGTTCATTTAGATTTTGGGTGTTTTTGTGTAATAACAAATTTATAAgtgatatattatttatttttagatcATTTATTCAATGCTTTAGATTAAATTCATAAATGTGTAATTGATCTAAATTAACTCTAAAGTAATACATCTAAATCTTGAATTTTTAAATCTCATGTTTAACTACGAATCTTTGTTTaccttttttctattttttgtgagTCAACCTTGGGTATTCCTCACTCATTGGCATATCACCTAAGGATCATTAGAACAATATTCATGTGAGAGCAATTATAGCTCATAATCTTATAGCATCTTATTtatatcatcatcctaagcatactACATGTTTGCTTATTAACTTTGACCTTGGTTCATTGTCATTGAATCAATTTACCTTTGGGATTTCACTAAGTTGAAAATGCCCTTTGCTTAGGAATTTTATAAATGGTGTTCATAAAAATCATTTTCCCAAACAATAGGTACATCAATTTCAAGTGAATTATCTATAGACTAATCCTTGCAAGTTCACTTCTATGGGAGAAGGTTCAACTTGACAAGCAAAAACTTTGGtaaatttctcttttctttctattttATAATTGTGCAAACAACCAAACCCTTTTTCCTTCTCTGACTATAAATATATATAGCATTTGGCTTCATAAACATAGGGGGGAAATTTAAATGTATGTCTCATAAATCTCAAGGTGATCATATGGCATAAGCAACTCATAAAAAAACATAAGGGGTAACAAAAAATTAGACCAATAAAGACATTCGAGCCACAACCTCGTAACtatgaaatataaggatgataAAAATGGCATAGAGAAACCATGAAACTGTGAGAGAAAACACCTTAGGTTCACCCATTGAGTAAACCAACATTAAAATCACCACCATGATAAAGAAAGAGGAATTTCAAATGAGTGAGTTTGTCATGAGCATGTAGAAGGCTCAAGGTAAACCTTTGATCAAAATGTTGTTATAACACACCAACACCTATCAAAGAAACAGGTAGAATCCACTAAATGGTAAAGAAACTACCAAGCACCAATTGAATCAAATGTAGGAGCTATTCATTTGAAATAACTCATTAATTCACAATAAAAGGTTGAGGTAGGTGGGAATGAATAATGCTAGCAAGGTAATTAAACATTTTGAAAGGTATGTAAATACATGTCATCCACAAGGAAGCCTGAATCAAATGATGCATGGTGAGTGGAGGTTGATTTGTACTCTTACTAGGTTAATGAAATGCATGTCTATGAACAAATTAAAACTTGAGTCACTATGGGAGATAATGTTGGTATGTGGCAactgatcatgcaagtattgtacatgaaaaaaaaaattgtcctttttttgttgaaaatttgaaaaattgaaaaaaaccctaaaaaaggccgactttgtatgttgccctaaaagttgcatgttataagcggttggaatgcaaagggcattgtaatggtgttgtattgttttactggataataagaagaGATTGGGCAGTTGTGTTCTATGGATTTAGCcccttgggtgaaccacattaaatctcaatattttttgtgttgtgtatttttcttcatctttgtgtttTCGAATCTGGATATaaatgttaatttgtatttgcttcagatttgccaaaaccctaacaattggtatcagagccgtgtATTTTTGTAAATTGGAAGGGACTTTCAgattgagtgggagcaatggaagaaaccaaattcaaggtcgagaAGTTCAACGGAtagaattatcaattatggaaaatggagatggaggattacctttatcaaaaggatttatggcggtcattggaaggaaagacaaagaaaccaACCATGATGTCAAATGAAGATTGTGATATTTTGGATAGAAAGGCACTGGTGAccattcaattgtgcctttcaccatctatagcattcaatatatcaaaagcaaCAACGACTGAAACCCTGATGGCAACACTAGAGaaactgtatgagaaaccctcagcttcaaataaggtatttcttatgaagcatttattaaatatgaaaatgagtgaaggaggatctgtagaaaatcatttaaatgaatttaatatagtaCCAACCAATTGAATATTGTAAAAGctaactttgatgaagaggttagggctctcttaattttatgttctttacTAGAAAGCTGGAATAGTTTGGTTATGGTGGTAAGTAACTCATCTTTGGTACAAacactttgaaatttgatgatgttgttggtgttatcctaagtgaggaaatccAAAGGAAAAGCAGAGGTGAGACTTCAACATTATCGGGTATTGTTTTGAATGTAGAGAAcaagggaagatcaaaggaaagaggaaacaGCCCAAGGAATCGTGAGAAGTCACGAggaaagtcaaagaaaggacgttTTTAATCCAAAGGAAGAAAGGATTGTTGGTACTATGGAAAGTCGGgacatttaaagaaagattgttggtctcgaaaagACAAACAAGGAGACGAAAATGAAGATGCCAGTAAGGAGGCCAACGTtgtaagtaatactttacaagatgccttaATTCTATGTTTatataatgttaatgattcttgggtaatagattcaggggcttTATTTCATGCCACAactcatagaaaatattttctagattatgttcaaggtgattatGGACACCTGTAtacttgggtgatgatgagccctatcagattgttggaaaaggtaagataaaaatcaagttgcagaatggaaatgacaaGTTACTGAAGGAGGTAAGGCATgtccctaatttaagaagaaatttaatttctgcaagacAACTCGGCAGTGAAGGATACATAGTTACCTTTATAAACAATGtctagaaggtcactaaaggtgcattagtagtagccaaaggtgcaaaggtaggcacattgtatttgTGTGCTAGTAATACTTAATCTACCTTAGTTACTACAGAAAAAGTTGGTGCAGGGTCaactacaatagatgttgcaaggatGGATTCAAAGTTGTGGCACCATATACTTGGGcatatgagtgagaaagggatgaaaatccttcactttaAAAAATTGTTGTGAGGATTGAAGCAAATTGATTTAGAGctatgtgaaaactatgtttatgggaaacaaaaaagagtcaaatttctcaaggttgggaaagaggagaagaatgagaagttagagcttgtgcattcagatgtatggggatcgactcaggtatcatctctcagtggctctttttattatgttatttttatagatggTGAAACTAGGAAAACATGGGTGTATTTCCTAAAACAGAAATcgaatgtttttgaaacttttaagaaatggaaagcttgggttgagaatgagacaggaaaaaagtagAAGTGACTCAGATCTAATAATGGAGGTTCAAGTATTGTAGCAAATCATCTAAAGATTACTATTCTTACAATGGAATCTGAAGGCAAAAAATGGTTCCAagaaccccacaagaaaatggtgtgtctgagagaataaataggaccatcatggagcatgcaaggagcatgagattgcatgttggattgcccctaCATTTCTGGGAAAATGTTGTACATAGTGTCGTTTATTTTATAAACAAaggaccttcaaatcctttggatggcagcattccagaggaggcatggactggtaaaaatgtatattattcttttttgaaaacatttggttgtgaagcttttgtccatgttgataaagaaaacaaaaccaagcttgatgccaAATCTAAAAAATGTACCTTCGTTGGATATGGAATAGATGACTTTGGTTAttgattatgggattttgaaaatcagaaaacaaaatttAGAAGTGGAGATGTTATAGTCAATGAGAAgatcatgtataaagaacaaatgcgggaaaagaagcatgaacaggtcaaaaaggaatatgtggtgttggatgagattcctaaaaaataaaatgtcattggtacccgatgcttaacaacaacaaaatatcccacaaactcctgcaagtgttagacgttctacaaggttaagtagacctcatgaaattttttctctttctttgtattctattttattaactgttTTTGGTAAACCGAGAAGGATATAAAGAAGAaatgcaagtggatgccaaacGACAGtgagagctaggcatgaaagaagaAATGGATTCCTTAATGCAAAATtgaacttgggacttagtcccattaccTGTCGGTAAAAGAGAATTtccaaataaatgggtttttaggctaaaggaggaggatggaggacataaaagatataaggctagactcgtggtaaaaggttttgcatagaaaaag encodes:
- the LOC131043559 gene encoding ABC transporter G family member 16, with product MSQKYEEAEYTIKRGDSMISFEDFVSLNDESVHSNLPPALPFILRFSNLTYSVSTGIRFSKNRLQAAERIENLKHKLVLDDVSGEARDGELFAVLGKSGSGKSTLIDALAHRISKDSVKGTVTLNGEPLGGRVLRSISAYVMQDDLLFPMLTVKETLMYAAEFRLPRSCSWEKKRGRVEVLIDQLGLRAAARTIVGDEGNRGVSGGERRRVSIGIDIIHDPILLFLDEPTSGLDSTSAFMVVKTLQRIARTGSVVIMSIHQPSYRILGLLDRLILLAHGQTVFSGSPDRLMSYFSEFGHPIPEKENGTEFALDLIQELEASDGGIQPLVEFFKSWRKTPRYGEISDVHTRSLNETINASIARGKLVTDSSSSGQVADFANPPWVEMSVLMRRAFTNIRRTPALFLMRLATVMVTSFMLATIFWKLDHTPQGITERLGFFAFVMATTFYSCADALPIFLQERFIFMRETAYNAYRCSSYVFAQTLVQIPSMVILAVAFAVTTFWAVGLSGGLSGFGFFVLVLIASFWSANSFVTFLSGAVTNLNVSYTIVIALLAYFLLLSGFFITRSRIPPYWIWFHYISLFKYPYEAVLQNEFGRAEECFARGTQVFDGTPMASLSPQLQMSFLALLSSQTNINITSTTCVITGSDVLKAEDVTQLDKWMCVLVTFCWGFFFRFLFYISLLLGSKNKRH